One segment of Capnocytophaga sp. oral taxon 878 DNA contains the following:
- a CDS encoding TonB-dependent siderophore receptor — protein MKSLLFYTYIFCLTLFVPLTISAQNEKEIKLDEVVVSGQIAPQSATKAVKNVQVITKEQIKAAGATHLGDVLNQYVNITVLPDAATGKEKVSLYGLGANYFKIFIDNIPLVNEDGLGVNTDLSQINIDEVERIEIIEGAMGVTHGANAVTGIMNIITKKSARNKWDITYTLQEESLTKEYNLLNKGKHYLSFRAATNLSKRWFTSLGMNRTNFNGFWGKYKGKNHEKMDGLRGFERAPYFLYQTNFLTYYQTPQYKLMYKFDYMKDQYNSFDRTTEKNYSPLYGDYTFGDDRRDYYLRNSHILNLNGKNNFIKYDFSIAYQYQERFEEKFRYLIDYRTELNNEKQKNQSMDVWYSTGAISHAFGEKKHQVEIGYEAAHNQGYAVLKDEGSTLKIVDKAIDNYDGYISSEINITPKLSIRPGVRYSIQKLFNNQYAYSLGARYTLPANIQLRASAGQAYRTPSFQELYVRNIFVGHVFLGNENLTPERSYSAELNLKKLTSWGDKGHSLLNNLSFSINRINDKIENLLLSVEGGMPRTQYMNVSRFKNNNIISTNTLHLNNIDFTLSGAFVWVSQTDDMSVVKRDNRYLLNINADAGITWRIPKTQSIITAKYKFTGKSQMWMAANDGAALGNLSPYGHLNFSYQQYFWKKRIEFIAGARNLLNIINVNLTQTSLSGVVTERDFPVGNGRAFYFKLAYNLNINY, from the coding sequence ATGAAATCCTTACTCTTTTACACATATATATTTTGCTTAACTTTGTTCGTGCCTCTTACTATCTCCGCTCAAAATGAAAAAGAAATAAAACTAGATGAGGTAGTAGTATCTGGACAAATAGCTCCGCAGTCGGCCACAAAAGCAGTGAAAAACGTACAAGTAATAACTAAAGAGCAAATAAAAGCCGCAGGAGCCACTCATTTAGGCGATGTGCTTAATCAGTATGTAAACATCACTGTACTACCCGATGCCGCTACAGGCAAAGAAAAAGTATCTCTATACGGCTTAGGAGCTAACTATTTCAAAATATTTATTGATAACATCCCTTTAGTAAATGAAGATGGCTTAGGCGTCAATACCGATCTTTCTCAAATTAACATTGATGAGGTGGAGCGCATTGAGATTATTGAGGGTGCTATGGGTGTAACTCACGGTGCCAATGCTGTAACAGGCATAATGAATATTATCACCAAAAAATCAGCACGGAACAAGTGGGATATTACATACACTCTTCAAGAAGAATCTCTTACTAAAGAATATAACCTACTCAATAAAGGTAAACACTATCTAAGTTTCCGTGCTGCTACCAACCTCAGCAAGCGTTGGTTTACTTCTTTAGGTATGAACCGCACCAATTTTAACGGGTTTTGGGGTAAATACAAAGGCAAAAATCACGAAAAAATGGATGGACTACGTGGCTTTGAGCGTGCCCCTTACTTCCTATACCAAACCAATTTCCTCACCTATTATCAAACCCCTCAGTACAAACTGATGTACAAGTTTGATTATATGAAAGATCAGTACAATTCCTTTGATCGCACCACCGAAAAAAACTATAGCCCCCTCTATGGCGATTATACTTTTGGTGATGACCGTCGTGACTATTACCTCCGGAACTCTCACATCCTAAACCTCAATGGCAAAAACAACTTCATTAAGTATGATTTTTCTATTGCTTACCAGTACCAAGAGCGCTTTGAAGAAAAATTCCGCTACCTTATCGATTACCGTACCGAACTAAACAACGAAAAACAAAAAAACCAATCAATGGATGTATGGTACTCCACAGGTGCCATAAGCCATGCCTTTGGCGAGAAAAAACACCAAGTTGAAATAGGTTATGAAGCCGCCCATAACCAAGGATATGCCGTACTTAAAGACGAAGGCTCTACACTTAAAATAGTCGATAAAGCCATCGATAATTATGACGGATATATCTCTTCCGAAATCAACATCACCCCCAAGCTATCTATCCGCCCAGGAGTACGCTATTCCATACAAAAACTCTTCAATAACCAATACGCCTATTCTTTAGGCGCTCGCTACACCCTCCCTGCCAACATACAGCTTCGTGCCTCAGCAGGCCAAGCCTACCGCACCCCTTCCTTCCAAGAACTCTACGTCCGAAATATATTCGTCGGCCACGTATTCTTAGGAAATGAAAACCTCACCCCCGAACGAAGTTACTCCGCCGAACTAAACCTCAAAAAACTTACCTCTTGGGGCGATAAAGGGCACAGCCTGCTTAATAACCTTTCATTTAGCATCAACCGCATTAATGATAAGATCGAAAACCTACTATTATCTGTCGAAGGCGGAATGCCTCGCACCCAATATATGAATGTAAGCCGCTTCAAAAACAATAATATCATCAGCACCAATACACTCCACCTCAATAATATTGATTTCACCCTTAGTGGCGCTTTCGTATGGGTATCCCAAACCGATGATATGTCCGTAGTAAAACGTGACAACCGCTACCTACTGAACATCAATGCCGATGCCGGAATTACTTGGCGCATACCCAAAACTCAAAGCATTATCACCGCCAAATACAAGTTCACAGGAAAATCTCAAATGTGGATGGCCGCCAACGATGGCGCTGCTTTAGGCAACCTATCCCCTTACGGACACCTAAACTTCTCCTATCAACAATATTTCTGGAAAAAACGAATAGAATTTATTGCCGGAGCCCGCAACCTCCTCAATATAATCAATGTCAATCTCACCCAAACCTCACTCTCAGGCGTAGTAACAGAACGTGACTTCCCTGTAGGTAACGGGCGCGCATTCTATTTTAAGCTCGCTTATAATCTAAATATCAATTACTAA
- a CDS encoding thrombospondin type 3 repeat-containing protein, whose product MFRNYILLIAACLITITSQAQSYWKQTQFTNRSTTTNTPTTTHFEYNLNRKAFAKALHNPAARPTAQGVEILLPNADGQLETFIVKPQPVLSPALQARYPQIQTYAGYSTQNPNKEVSFTWGENGLSVIISLNNSYSFVQPSSKNGVKHIAYHRANAIDKMTFSCQTAARISHLSHTARPTQASNATLRNTFETENSLRTLRIAIATTSDYTAQFGSRPEKALEQVVSTVQRANQVYRTQMSIQFQLVSGEETIIRNRKDDPFRNNLNMSWTGEPLQKFLDEKVGNDKYDVGHVFHHTNQPNGNAGCIGCVCDKNDKGRAFSAGNLKNTEKDIFDIDFFCHELGHQMGANHVHNLQNESSGAQVEPGSGSTIMGYAGISGSNDVQARTDPYFNHISVWQIMKYISSTSCATKTPITNTPPVINDLQDYTIPQSTAYHLVGSATDADNDQLYYTWEQHNSPQPGRPTVTADVFGDNLSEGPIARSLPPSQSTERYIPRLSSILEGKLSERNPNRRSNWETVTSVKRSLTWAFVVTDKTLGKRADRETDQSTGNTSFSTIKVNVVNTAGPFEVTSQLQKSYWFIGKTHTITWAVANTDKEEINAQKVNILFAADGKTFTKTLAANIPNNGTYTFTVTTDFTTTNGRFMIRPTNNIFLAVNLGKIIVKDDADVDGDGIPDSQDNCIETANPDQADLDGDGIGDVCDDDRDGDGVRNSYDNCPDIKNTNQRDTDKDGIGDACDPDADGDGIPNQQDNCPYHANPDQKDSDNDGIGDICSGDRDLDKVPDEKDNCPDLINPDQKDLDKDGIGDACDDDRDGDGVKNNLDNCPDTHNPDQADTDKDGIGDVCDDDIDGDGIPNAQDNCPYIPNPSQTDTDGDGIGDACDNDLDGDGRENSKDNCPYHYNPNQEDTDRDGIGDTCDDDADGDGTPNDKDKDFDTVLIPNAFSPNEDGINDSFVIQRISLYKQNTLQIYSRTGLLVYEARGYHNQWKGIGIDGKKVPQGYYFYKFTIKDKATQEGWLYINY is encoded by the coding sequence ATGTTCAGAAATTATATCCTACTAATAGCCGCCTGCCTAATAACTATTACCTCTCAGGCTCAAAGCTACTGGAAGCAAACCCAATTCACCAATCGCAGCACAACTACCAACACCCCAACCACTACTCACTTCGAGTATAATTTAAACCGAAAAGCCTTTGCCAAAGCACTCCATAACCCCGCAGCACGTCCTACTGCCCAAGGGGTCGAAATACTACTCCCCAATGCCGATGGGCAGCTCGAAACTTTTATAGTGAAACCTCAGCCTGTCCTCTCCCCTGCCCTACAAGCTCGCTACCCTCAAATCCAAACTTATGCAGGGTACTCCACCCAAAACCCCAACAAAGAAGTTTCCTTTACTTGGGGCGAAAACGGACTCTCCGTAATAATCAGCCTTAATAACTCTTACTCCTTTGTACAGCCTTCAAGCAAAAACGGAGTAAAACACATAGCCTACCACCGTGCCAATGCTATCGATAAGATGACCTTTAGCTGCCAAACAGCAGCACGCATAAGCCACTTAAGCCATACAGCACGCCCTACCCAAGCCTCTAATGCTACCCTACGCAACACCTTCGAAACCGAAAACAGCTTGCGTACCCTACGCATCGCTATAGCTACTACTAGTGATTATACCGCTCAGTTCGGTAGCCGTCCCGAAAAAGCTCTGGAACAAGTAGTCTCTACCGTCCAAAGAGCCAACCAAGTATACCGCACCCAAATGTCTATACAGTTCCAGCTCGTTTCTGGCGAAGAAACTATCATCCGCAACCGTAAAGACGACCCCTTCCGCAATAACCTCAATATGAGCTGGACTGGCGAGCCTCTCCAAAAATTCTTAGATGAAAAAGTAGGCAATGATAAATACGATGTAGGACACGTATTCCACCACACCAACCAGCCCAATGGTAACGCAGGCTGTATAGGCTGCGTATGCGATAAAAATGATAAAGGAAGAGCCTTCTCTGCCGGAAACCTCAAAAACACCGAAAAAGACATCTTCGATATCGATTTCTTCTGTCACGAGTTAGGCCACCAAATGGGAGCAAACCACGTACATAACCTCCAAAACGAAAGCTCTGGCGCCCAAGTCGAACCTGGTAGTGGCTCCACCATTATGGGCTACGCAGGTATCTCTGGCTCCAATGATGTACAAGCCCGTACCGACCCTTATTTTAACCACATAAGCGTATGGCAAATAATGAAATACATCAGCAGCACCAGCTGTGCTACCAAAACACCTATTACCAATACACCTCCTGTAATTAATGATTTGCAGGACTACACCATTCCTCAAAGCACCGCCTATCATTTAGTAGGCTCCGCTACCGATGCCGATAATGATCAGCTATACTACACTTGGGAGCAACACAATAGCCCACAACCTGGGCGCCCTACCGTTACTGCCGATGTGTTTGGCGATAACCTTTCCGAAGGGCCTATAGCACGCTCCCTACCTCCCAGCCAATCAACCGAACGTTACATCCCTCGCCTTAGCAGCATTTTAGAAGGGAAGCTAAGTGAGCGCAACCCCAACCGCCGTAGTAATTGGGAAACCGTTACTAGCGTAAAGCGTTCCCTCACTTGGGCTTTCGTAGTTACCGATAAAACCTTAGGCAAACGTGCCGACCGTGAAACCGACCAAAGTACAGGTAACACAAGTTTTAGCACTATCAAAGTCAATGTAGTGAATACTGCTGGCCCCTTTGAAGTCACCTCTCAGCTCCAAAAAAGCTATTGGTTCATAGGCAAAACTCACACCATCACGTGGGCAGTGGCCAATACCGATAAAGAAGAAATTAATGCACAAAAAGTAAATATCCTATTTGCTGCCGATGGCAAAACATTTACCAAAACTCTCGCAGCCAATATCCCTAATAACGGTACTTACACTTTTACCGTAACTACCGATTTTACTACCACCAATGGCCGCTTTATGATTCGCCCTACCAATAACATATTCTTGGCAGTGAATTTAGGTAAAATTATTGTGAAAGACGATGCCGATGTCGATGGCGATGGCATCCCCGATAGTCAAGATAACTGTATCGAAACTGCCAACCCCGACCAAGCCGACCTTGATGGCGATGGCATAGGCGATGTCTGTGACGACGATCGCGATGGCGATGGCGTTCGTAACTCTTATGATAACTGCCCCGATATTAAAAACACCAACCAACGCGATACCGATAAAGACGGCATAGGCGATGCTTGCGACCCCGATGCCGATGGCGATGGCATCCCCAACCAGCAAGATAACTGCCCTTACCACGCCAACCCCGACCAAAAAGATTCTGACAATGATGGCATTGGCGATATATGTAGCGGCGACCGTGATTTGGACAAAGTTCCCGATGAAAAAGACAACTGTCCTGATCTTATTAACCCCGACCAAAAAGACCTCGATAAAGACGGCATAGGCGACGCTTGTGACGACGATCGCGATGGCGATGGCGTGAAAAATAACCTTGATAACTGCCCCGACACCCATAACCCCGACCAAGCCGACACCGATAAAGACGGCATCGGCGATGTCTGTGATGATGATATCGATGGCGATGGCATACCCAATGCACAAGATAATTGCCCTTACATCCCCAATCCTTCACAAACAGACACCGATGGCGATGGCATAGGCGATGCTTGTGATAACGACCTTGATGGCGATGGCAGAGAAAATAGTAAAGATAACTGCCCTTATCACTATAACCCCAACCAAGAAGATACCGACCGCGATGGCATTGGCGATACCTGTGATGATGATGCCGACGGTGATGGCACTCCTAATGATAAGGATAAAGATTTCGACACTGTTCTCATCCCTAATGCTTTTTCTCCTAATGAGGATGGCATTAATGATAGTTTTGTAATCCAGCGCATAAGCCTCTATAAGCAAAACACCCTGCAAATTTACTCACGTACAGGGCTATTAGTCTATGAAGCTCGTGGGTACCACAATCAGTGGAAAGGTATCGGTATCGATGGCAAAAAAGTACCTCAAGGCTATTATTTCTATAAATTCACCATTAAAGACAAAGCTACTCAAGAAGGTTGGCTTTACATTAATTACTAA
- a CDS encoding HmuY family protein: MKKIILTLSILASLFTACQKEENGGKQLPDNPQNNQTTQSGTTTIQAGKEYIISPEVGGPNQPNQVYLDLSTGKTTLIKRDSWDIALYCGDEFYAILNPTIGMAVSATSLTSMTTSIPKDDFLLLNTSVGQQNQAKFAASHIIDDPRGHLAPTKAEPGSGTAIAEISANPEDNKIYLMSMGFEISNVTPVKGSVNLLGNHRGWAKIRVLRNGNGYKVLYAKNTTTHEASVKTYTVDKDPQYNFIFLKLETGDKVQVQPRKRDWDLCFSTFTGWFSQKYSVQNAINFYPDFIINNLLGGTRATFFTPASSIEERDNLYNQYTIENTKKLNLSTEKYNSQIIIGKNWRDLQNGLLRNVYFVIQDGDGNFFKLKIKAYKNDAGERGYPTLEYQLLK, from the coding sequence ATGAAAAAAATAATTCTAACATTAAGCATCTTAGCAAGCCTATTTACAGCTTGCCAAAAAGAAGAAAACGGAGGCAAACAGCTCCCCGATAACCCCCAAAATAATCAAACCACCCAAAGTGGTACCACCACCATCCAAGCAGGCAAAGAATACATCATTAGCCCCGAAGTAGGTGGCCCCAACCAGCCCAACCAAGTATACCTCGATTTATCTACCGGAAAAACTACCCTCATTAAGCGCGACAGCTGGGATATCGCCCTCTACTGCGGCGATGAGTTCTACGCAATCCTGAACCCCACCATAGGTATGGCAGTAAGCGCTACCAGCCTAACCTCTATGACCACCAGCATCCCTAAGGACGATTTCCTTCTCCTCAATACCAGTGTCGGACAACAAAATCAAGCCAAGTTCGCCGCATCCCATATCATCGACGACCCTCGTGGGCACCTCGCTCCCACCAAAGCCGAACCCGGCTCAGGCACCGCCATTGCCGAAATCTCAGCCAATCCCGAGGATAACAAAATATACCTAATGAGTATGGGCTTTGAAATCAGCAATGTAACCCCCGTAAAAGGCAGCGTCAATCTACTTGGCAACCATCGCGGTTGGGCTAAAATACGCGTCTTGCGCAACGGCAATGGCTACAAAGTACTATACGCCAAAAACACCACCACACATGAGGCAAGTGTCAAAACCTACACTGTCGATAAAGACCCTCAATACAACTTCATATTCCTAAAACTCGAAACAGGCGACAAAGTACAAGTACAACCTCGCAAACGCGATTGGGATTTGTGCTTCTCTACCTTTACCGGTTGGTTTAGCCAAAAATACAGCGTTCAAAACGCCATAAACTTCTACCCCGATTTCATCATAAATAACCTTTTAGGAGGCACACGCGCTACCTTCTTCACCCCAGCCTCTTCCATTGAAGAACGCGACAATCTATACAACCAATACACTATCGAAAATACCAAAAAACTAAACCTTTCTACCGAAAAATACAACTCCCAAATCATCATAGGCAAAAACTGGCGCGACCTCCAAAACGGACTACTACGCAACGTTTACTTTGTCATTCAAGATGGCGACGGAAACTTCTTTAAACTAAAAATAAAAGCCTACAAAAACGATGCAGGCGAACGTGGTTACCCCACCCTTGAATACCAACTCCTCAAGTAA
- a CDS encoding leucine-rich repeat domain-containing protein, with protein MKKLFIGAATLLTLSSMVSCHKQIIEERIEEQSGSEMLRANRPPEESDGKIGDYYINALTAELYGPKTETGWGSPVQFGNKGAQEAKILSGAGAPALNVGNEGDWYIDLNTRTLYGPKTKNQWGNGIVLGGNPNNGSSQDPDSSLPDYHINSIGQPTLLLWANPKTIEINMNADPKLKLVEVIGEEAFAQKRSLEKILIGDEVRIISAQAFENNFGLKEVIFTNESKLERIGREAFTKCNSLKTIAFPEGLAEINQGVFLKCENLEKVVIPGSCERILQNAFQECRQLKDVVLNEGVRLVDNEAFHKCSSLTKITFPKSLVGLGEAQFNETSQKISVTFLGDVPTIEGDPFAGATIEHIYVPSQFVDKYKEKFPEYTDIIEAIK; from the coding sequence ATGAAAAAGTTATTCATAGGGGCAGCAACTTTGCTGACCCTAAGTAGTATGGTATCTTGCCATAAGCAGATTATTGAAGAACGTATTGAAGAACAAAGCGGTAGCGAGATGCTACGAGCCAACCGTCCGCCTGAGGAGAGTGATGGTAAGATAGGCGATTACTACATCAACGCCCTTACAGCAGAGCTTTATGGTCCTAAGACAGAAACAGGCTGGGGTAGCCCAGTACAGTTTGGGAATAAAGGTGCTCAGGAAGCTAAAATATTATCGGGAGCAGGAGCACCAGCCCTAAATGTGGGTAATGAAGGGGATTGGTATATAGATCTTAATACTCGTACCCTTTACGGCCCTAAGACTAAAAACCAATGGGGCAATGGGATAGTATTAGGAGGTAATCCTAATAATGGCTCATCACAAGACCCAGATTCATCTTTACCAGACTACCATATCAATAGCATTGGACAGCCCACACTTCTTCTTTGGGCTAACCCTAAAACCATTGAAATTAATATGAATGCCGATCCTAAACTAAAATTAGTGGAGGTAATAGGCGAGGAAGCATTTGCGCAAAAGCGTTCGCTTGAGAAAATACTAATAGGCGATGAAGTACGTATAATTAGCGCTCAAGCCTTTGAGAATAACTTTGGGTTAAAAGAAGTTATCTTCACTAATGAAAGTAAGTTAGAACGCATAGGAAGGGAGGCTTTTACTAAATGTAACTCATTGAAAACGATAGCTTTTCCTGAAGGACTTGCAGAGATTAACCAAGGGGTATTTCTTAAATGTGAAAACTTAGAAAAGGTAGTGATCCCTGGTAGCTGTGAGCGTATTCTGCAAAATGCATTTCAAGAGTGTAGGCAATTAAAAGACGTAGTGCTGAATGAAGGAGTGCGCCTTGTAGACAATGAGGCTTTTCATAAATGTAGTTCTCTTACCAAAATTACCTTCCCTAAGAGTTTGGTAGGATTGGGTGAGGCACAATTCAATGAAACGAGTCAGAAAATAAGTGTTACCTTTTTAGGCGATGTTCCTACTATTGAGGGAGATCCTTTTGCGGGTGCTACAATAGAACATATTTATGTGCCATCACAATTTGTAGATAAATACAAAGAAAAATTCCCTGAATACACTGATATTATTGAAGCTATAAAATAA
- a CDS encoding lipocalin family protein, with translation MKPLYLIILFAGLLLGSCQKGGDEPTPKPAPITPTPTPTPQQQLVGKWQLIGLEDPNNEPLSNCSRKSYITFAADGTATRTLYRYTPSTSANEAKDACSFTTEAKTYSFTTQQLVLNNIGGTATEVYSYTLASNTLTMVYKANNGATQTITYQKNYVYDPAKEILGTWYINALWRNDTYNYSADLEKFNGCRGQQKVIITKDSIIFHQYRYTKNECRESIYKGTYTLSEGLGIIAVKNRFKGKTNIGLREFRVGNGTLEFWGFVDGLAGDYENEYYKHEQKYK, from the coding sequence ATGAAACCTCTATATTTAATTATCCTATTTGCAGGCTTATTATTAGGTAGCTGCCAAAAAGGAGGTGATGAACCTACTCCTAAGCCTGCCCCTATTACTCCTACTCCTACCCCTACCCCACAACAACAGTTGGTAGGCAAGTGGCAATTAATTGGTTTGGAAGACCCAAATAATGAACCTTTATCTAACTGTAGCAGAAAAAGTTATATTACTTTTGCTGCTGATGGCACTGCTACTCGCACCCTATACAGATACACACCTTCTACCTCGGCCAATGAAGCAAAAGATGCTTGTAGTTTTACTACTGAGGCTAAAACCTATAGCTTTACTACCCAGCAGTTAGTATTAAATAATATTGGTGGTACTGCTACCGAGGTTTACTCCTATACCCTTGCAAGTAACACCCTTACAATGGTATACAAAGCCAATAATGGGGCTACCCAAACAATTACTTACCAAAAAAACTATGTGTATGACCCTGCTAAAGAAATTCTTGGCACTTGGTACATCAATGCTTTATGGCGGAATGACACTTATAACTATAGTGCCGATTTAGAAAAATTTAATGGATGCCGTGGCCAACAAAAGGTCATTATCACTAAAGATTCTATTATCTTTCACCAATACCGATACACTAAAAATGAATGCCGAGAATCTATCTACAAAGGCACCTATACCCTATCAGAAGGCTTAGGTATTATTGCTGTAAAAAACCGTTTTAAAGGTAAAACAAATATAGGATTACGCGAATTCCGTGTAGGTAATGGAACTTTAGAGTTCTGGGGATTTGTAGACGGACTAGCTGGTGATTACGAAAATGAATATTACAAACACGAACAAAAATATAAATGA
- a CDS encoding leucine-rich repeat domain-containing protein: MKNILIGLCGLLIALSTSCTKQTIERVTVKRASIIHLKDYPPNIDTGEIGDYYIDRSAGLLYGPKTNERGWGNTPIRIVSEKGLHPNTIRMGEGYPKADIGNEGDLYLDSKASKLYGPKSAAGWGNGFALGNNNPLNHTDLPNYKLSDDGKTLLSWLNPQTLHIDMRTDLRLNNITTIKENAFSYTYGNSGHEGVFYTDRFAIKSIILPNGVTKIGHHAFEGLSFLESITLPKGITSLPKGVFVGCIRLKSINLEEGIEEIADFALAGSKIESITIPRSVKKIGGYAFASCDELSELKLQEGLKQIGAIAFVGCTKLKELEIPESVIKMGDFPFSYAPVETLVLHSRTIPEWAYYNVSFVGSLKKVYVPDESVKLYKEATWCPDSFKAKIRPLSERPKKD, from the coding sequence ATGAAGAATATACTAATAGGCTTGTGTGGGTTACTAATAGCTTTAAGCACTTCCTGCACTAAGCAAACTATTGAACGTGTAACTGTTAAACGTGCTAGCATCATTCACCTAAAAGACTATCCTCCTAATATTGATACAGGTGAAATAGGTGATTATTATATCGATAGGAGTGCTGGGCTATTATATGGTCCTAAAACTAATGAACGAGGATGGGGTAACACTCCTATCCGTATTGTATCGGAAAAAGGGCTACACCCTAACACTATACGTATGGGAGAAGGCTATCCTAAAGCTGACATAGGTAATGAAGGTGACTTATACCTTGATAGCAAAGCTTCTAAACTATATGGCCCTAAAAGCGCTGCTGGGTGGGGTAATGGTTTTGCCTTGGGCAATAACAACCCTCTAAATCATACCGACCTGCCTAACTATAAATTATCGGATGATGGAAAGACCCTTCTTTCGTGGCTTAACCCTCAAACCTTGCATATAGATATGCGTACCGATTTGCGGCTTAATAACATTACCACCATCAAAGAGAATGCTTTTAGCTACACTTATGGTAATAGTGGGCACGAAGGGGTTTTCTATACCGATCGTTTTGCTATAAAATCAATTATCTTACCTAATGGTGTTACCAAGATAGGACACCACGCTTTTGAAGGACTTTCATTTTTGGAAAGCATTACCCTGCCTAAAGGCATAACTTCACTACCTAAAGGAGTGTTTGTAGGGTGTATACGCCTTAAAAGTATCAACTTAGAAGAAGGTATTGAAGAAATAGCCGACTTTGCCCTTGCTGGCTCAAAGATTGAAAGCATCACTATTCCACGTTCAGTAAAAAAGATTGGTGGTTATGCCTTTGCTAGTTGCGATGAGCTTAGTGAACTGAAACTTCAAGAAGGACTAAAACAGATAGGAGCTATTGCTTTTGTAGGTTGTACCAAACTTAAAGAACTAGAAATACCTGAAAGTGTAATCAAAATGGGAGACTTCCCCTTTAGTTATGCACCTGTTGAAACCTTAGTATTACACTCACGCACCATACCCGAATGGGCTTACTACAATGTGTCATTTGTAGGCTCTCTCAAAAAAGTATATGTACCTGATGAGAGTGTAAAACTCTACAAAGAGGCTACTTGGTGCCCCGATAGCTTCAAGGCTAAAATTAGACCATTATCTGAACGTCCTAAAAAAGATTAA